From the Butyrivibrio fibrisolvens genome, one window contains:
- a CDS encoding helix-turn-helix domain-containing protein, translating to MVREMIQKTLDYVDSNVKEDITAEELAEVAGYSVFHFYRLFQSAVGMPVMQYVLRRKLLYAIYEIGLERKKNEVVYEYGFETYSGFYRAFIREIGYTPAQYLREYKAKKPYRINVFQEEHIMVSNKLISEVLLNWELQDEKVSDIVFPETGEISDCAKYVGSNMVIKYTANLGSVKKAIEISRALNSVGLTAPSVIPTIDGKEYVTVGEMFFSLTQKVEGERVVASGLYLDDYKDKARFIGEIVGQLDLALAKIDTIADEADLGKSVREWAVPALKGKIDMNPEAMEKYAALFNDLYNELPRQVIHRDPNPSNIILSKDKWGFIDFELSEENARIFDPCYVATAILSETFEEGNEDKLLTWVEVMKEIMYGYDSVVKLSDTEKKAIPYMILANQFVSTAFFAGKDKYEELYRTNKAMTEWIGTNMDKLSIS from the coding sequence ATGGTCAGGGAGATGATCCAGAAAACATTGGATTATGTAGATAGCAACGTGAAGGAAGACATTACTGCGGAAGAACTGGCTGAAGTTGCGGGATATTCTGTTTTTCATTTTTACAGATTGTTCCAATCAGCTGTTGGGATGCCGGTTATGCAGTACGTTCTAAGGAGAAAGCTCCTGTATGCTATATATGAGATCGGCTTGGAACGAAAGAAAAACGAAGTGGTTTATGAGTATGGTTTCGAAACATATTCGGGTTTCTACAGAGCTTTTATCCGCGAGATCGGATATACCCCGGCGCAGTACCTCCGGGAATATAAGGCAAAAAAGCCTTATAGGATTAATGTTTTTCAGGAGGAACACATCATGGTAAGTAACAAGTTAATATCTGAGGTGCTTTTAAATTGGGAACTTCAGGATGAGAAAGTATCTGATATCGTCTTTCCGGAGACCGGGGAGATTAGCGACTGCGCAAAGTATGTCGGAAGCAATATGGTGATCAAGTATACGGCAAATCTTGGCTCAGTAAAGAAGGCAATAGAGATTTCAAGGGCACTTAACAGTGTTGGACTTACTGCTCCGTCGGTTATTCCGACTATTGATGGTAAAGAATATGTTACAGTCGGAGAAATGTTCTTCTCACTTACCCAAAAAGTAGAAGGCGAGAGAGTTGTGGCAAGCGGACTTTATCTTGATGATTATAAAGATAAAGCACGTTTTATCGGGGAAATAGTAGGGCAGTTGGATCTTGCGCTTGCCAAGATAGACACGATTGCGGATGAAGCGGACTTAGGAAAGAGTGTCAGGGAATGGGCGGTCCCGGCCTTGAAGGGTAAAATCGATATGAATCCGGAAGCTATGGAGAAATATGCAGCACTGTTTAATGATCTTTATAATGAGCTGCCGCGCCAGGTGATTCATAGGGATCCAAATCCGAGCAATATTATCCTGTCGAAGGACAAGTGGGGATTTATTGATTTTGAACTAAGCGAGGAAAACGCCCGGATATTTGATCCATGTTATGTGGCAACAGCCATACTTTCAGAGACTTTTGAAGAAGGAAACGAAGATAAGTTACTTACCTGGGTAGAAGTCATGAAGGAAATTATGTACGGATATGACAGTGTTGTAAAATTGTCGGATACTGAAAAGAAGGCTATTCCGTATATGATATTGGCAAATCAATTTGTTTCCACAGCTTTCTTTGCAGGAAAAGATAAATACGAGGAACTGTACAGGACTAACAAGGCAATGACTGAATGGATTGGCACAAATATGGACAAATTGAGTATATCTTAA
- a CDS encoding low molecular weight protein-tyrosine-phosphatase, whose amino-acid sequence MINILFVCHGNICRSPMGEYLLRDIASRKGWTEADLHIESAATSTEEIGNHVYPPVKKMLEEHGINCSKKRARRLKHDEYWDWDYIIAFDNENVREIARICGPDIGHKVHLLKSYTGDSGEIADPWYTRDFQTCYDETYAGCEELLKILVR is encoded by the coding sequence ATGATAAATATTCTTTTTGTTTGCCACGGCAATATCTGCCGTTCACCAATGGGCGAATACCTTCTTCGCGATATCGCATCAAGAAAAGGCTGGACTGAAGCTGATCTTCACATAGAATCAGCAGCGACCAGTACAGAAGAGATAGGCAATCATGTCTATCCGCCAGTTAAGAAAATGTTAGAAGAGCATGGCATTAATTGCAGCAAGAAGAGAGCCAGAAGACTCAAACATGATGAATACTGGGACTGGGACTACATTATTGCATTTGATAATGAGAATGTAAGAGAGATAGCAAGAATATGCGGCCCTGATATAGGACATAAGGTTCACCTTTTAAAGAGCTATACAGGCGATAGCGGTGAGATCGCAGATCCTTGGTATACCAGAGATTTCCAGACCTGCTATGATGAGACATATGCTGGCTGTGAGGAACTTCTAAAGATATTGGTTAGATAA